A part of Paenibacillus sp. sptzw28 genomic DNA contains:
- a CDS encoding extracellular solute-binding protein, with protein sequence MRSFRRHLLAAIMVFVLTAITACSGSSGGGNASNGPNATSQEGSEEAAQAKGPFGKYDKPITVKTVKRVENNTKFKQGESIENNIWTRTFENELGIKLSFDWIVETAQFEQKMNVSISSGSLPDIFPVSASQLQQLVEGNKLADLTKVFDEYASDMAKTLVNQDGGIGMKSATFKGKLMAIPAPGPLTDQSHLVWVRTDWLAKLNLPEPKSLADLLKISEAFTKNDPDGNRKDDTVGLIADKTVFDTLRGFFNINHAYPGIWIKDQSGQLVSGIIQPEVKTALAHLQKMYKDGQIDREFGVKDLTKTFETIASGKAGMVIGSMAYPLAVLQRTKDNDPNAEWKPFPLPSSDDKPVKIELNPTVSLFYAANENTKHPEALIKLLNMFIEKMWGATADPGTFHKSEGVEVFKYPPVTISKVKKNLEGYRALKNAFETKDISKLDVEQKTNYDSIVKFKDGDPSQWGYYMVFGEGGSQSVIDAYDQNNMFIFNEFIGAATPTMVQKGATLNKLVLETFTKIIMGDEPVDQFDTFVEQWKKLGGDSITREVNESMASR encoded by the coding sequence ATGAGAAGCTTCAGGAGGCATCTGCTCGCAGCCATCATGGTATTCGTATTGACCGCCATAACTGCATGTTCCGGCAGCAGCGGGGGCGGTAACGCAAGCAATGGTCCTAACGCGACTTCTCAGGAAGGAAGTGAAGAGGCAGCCCAAGCTAAAGGGCCGTTCGGCAAATATGACAAGCCGATTACCGTTAAAACAGTGAAACGAGTGGAGAATAACACGAAGTTCAAGCAAGGCGAATCGATCGAAAACAATATATGGACCCGAACGTTTGAAAACGAGCTCGGTATCAAGCTCAGCTTTGATTGGATCGTAGAAACGGCGCAATTCGAACAAAAAATGAATGTGTCTATTTCATCGGGCTCCCTCCCGGATATTTTCCCGGTCTCGGCAAGCCAGCTCCAGCAGCTGGTGGAAGGGAATAAATTGGCGGATTTGACGAAAGTATTCGATGAATACGCTTCGGACATGGCGAAGACGCTTGTGAACCAAGACGGGGGAATCGGCATGAAGTCGGCGACATTCAAAGGGAAGCTCATGGCCATTCCAGCCCCAGGGCCGCTGACGGACCAATCCCATTTAGTTTGGGTTCGGACCGATTGGCTGGCGAAGCTGAATCTTCCCGAACCGAAGTCGCTCGCCGATTTGCTGAAAATTTCGGAAGCGTTTACCAAGAACGATCCGGACGGAAACCGCAAGGATGATACGGTCGGCCTTATTGCGGATAAAACGGTGTTTGATACCCTCCGCGGATTCTTCAACATCAATCATGCCTACCCGGGAATCTGGATTAAGGATCAGTCGGGCCAGCTGGTTAGCGGAATTATCCAACCGGAAGTGAAGACGGCGCTCGCCCATTTGCAGAAGATGTACAAAGACGGCCAAATCGACCGTGAATTCGGCGTAAAAGATCTTACGAAAACCTTCGAAACGATTGCCTCCGGCAAAGCGGGCATGGTGATCGGTTCGATGGCCTATCCTTTGGCCGTTCTTCAAAGAACGAAGGATAATGACCCGAACGCGGAATGGAAACCGTTCCCGCTCCCGTCAAGCGACGACAAACCGGTCAAGATCGAGCTGAATCCGACCGTCAGCCTTTTCTATGCCGCCAATGAAAACACCAAGCATCCGGAAGCGCTCATCAAATTGCTAAACATGTTTATCGAGAAGATGTGGGGGGCGACGGCCGATCCGGGTACATTCCACAAGAGCGAAGGGGTTGAAGTGTTCAAATACCCGCCGGTCACGATCTCGAAGGTCAAGAAAAACCTTGAAGGCTACCGAGCCTTGAAGAACGCCTTTGAAACGAAGGATATATCCAAATTGGATGTCGAACAAAAAACGAATTACGACAGCATTGTGAAATTCAAGGACGGCGACCCCAGCCAGTGGGGCTATTACATGGTGTTCGGCGAGGGCGGCTCGCAAAGCGTTATCGACGCGTACGACCAGAATAATATGTTCATCTTCAACGAGTTTATCGGAGCCGCGACACCGACAATGGTTCAGAAGGGGGCGACCTTGAACAAATTGGTGCTCGAAACGTTTACCAAAATCATCATGGGCGATGAACCGGTAGACCAATTCGACACTTTCGTGGAGCAGTGGAAGAAGCTTGGAGGCGATTCAATCACCCGTGAAGTGAACGAATCGATGGCTTCCAGATAA
- a CDS encoding sugar ABC transporter permease — protein sequence MRARKNRELPLHLMLLPGVVLVLLFSYGPMLGIVMAFQEFVPTKGIFGSSLSGWDNFLYVMELPGTFRVLFNTVYIAVMKIIAGIVVPVTVALLLNELRRSWLRRGVQTLIYLPHFMSWIILGGILIDILSPSHGIVGRFLGLFGIEPIFFLGDNGWFPYVLVISNEWKEFGFSSIVYLAALTGINPSLYEAAVVDGAGRWKQTRHITLPGILPIIILLSTLSLGQILNAGFDQVFNLYSPQVYESGDILDTLVYRIGLVDAQYGVAAAIGLFKSVISFFFIVISYWMAYRLANYRIF from the coding sequence ATGCGGGCGAGAAAAAACAGAGAACTGCCATTGCATTTGATGCTGCTGCCGGGAGTGGTTCTGGTTCTTCTTTTCAGTTATGGACCGATGCTCGGCATTGTAATGGCGTTCCAGGAGTTTGTTCCGACCAAAGGGATTTTCGGGTCCTCCTTGAGCGGCTGGGATAACTTCCTGTACGTGATGGAGCTTCCCGGCACATTCCGGGTTTTATTCAACACCGTGTACATTGCGGTTATGAAAATCATTGCCGGCATTGTCGTTCCCGTCACAGTCGCGCTGCTCCTGAACGAGCTTCGGCGAAGCTGGCTGAGGCGCGGGGTCCAGACGCTTATCTATTTGCCGCACTTTATGTCGTGGATTATATTGGGGGGCATTCTGATTGACATTTTGTCCCCCTCCCACGGGATTGTGGGCCGATTCCTCGGTTTGTTCGGAATCGAACCGATCTTCTTTCTCGGGGACAACGGATGGTTCCCGTATGTACTCGTCATTTCGAATGAGTGGAAGGAATTCGGCTTCAGCAGCATCGTTTATTTGGCCGCTCTGACCGGCATCAATCCGTCGCTGTATGAAGCGGCGGTTGTCGACGGGGCGGGGCGCTGGAAGCAGACGCGGCATATTACGCTGCCCGGGATTCTGCCGATCATCATCTTGCTTTCGACACTCAGTCTCGGGCAAATATTGAATGCCGGATTTGATCAGGTCTTTAATCTGTACAGTCCCCAGGTGTACGAGAGCGGCGATATACTGGATACCCTCGTTTACCGGATTGGACTGGTCGATGCCCAATACGGCGTGGCGGCCGCAATCGGGCTGTTCAAGTCGGTCATATCGTTCTTCTTTATTGTCATTTCGTACTGGATGGCGTACCGGCTGGCCAATTACCGCATTTTTTGA
- a CDS encoding carbohydrate ABC transporter permease, translated as MLQNNTTGYRIFSVINQVLMIGLSLLCVLPVLHTLAISFSSSSAAAAGYVTLWPVEFTWKSYEFVIAKPEFLRAMCVTVLRVLLGVAINMLLTIIIAYPLSKEARVFRWRTVYVWFFVFTILFHGGLIPTYIVVKNLGLIDTIWALVLPGAVPVFNVILLLNFFRTLPKELEEAAAIDGAGHGTILWRLYVPLSLPALATVTLFTIVGHWNSWFDGLIYMNRPEHYPLQSYLQTVVIQNDLALLSSTDLELLQTISDRTTKAAQIFLAALPVLLVYPFLQRYFVKGIVVGSVKE; from the coding sequence ATGCTGCAGAATAATACTACCGGTTACCGGATATTCAGTGTCATCAATCAAGTGCTGATGATAGGTCTTTCACTTCTTTGTGTCCTGCCGGTACTGCACACGCTTGCGATTTCATTCAGCAGCAGCTCGGCGGCTGCTGCGGGTTATGTCACGCTGTGGCCGGTCGAATTTACCTGGAAATCGTATGAATTCGTCATCGCCAAGCCTGAATTTCTGCGGGCAATGTGCGTCACAGTGCTGCGTGTGCTGCTTGGCGTCGCCATTAACATGCTGCTGACGATCATCATTGCCTACCCGCTGTCCAAGGAGGCTCGCGTTTTCCGCTGGAGGACGGTCTATGTATGGTTCTTCGTCTTTACCATTTTGTTTCACGGCGGCTTGATTCCGACCTATATCGTCGTCAAGAATCTCGGACTGATCGATACGATCTGGGCGCTTGTGCTGCCCGGGGCCGTTCCCGTCTTCAACGTCATCCTGCTGCTCAATTTCTTCCGCACCCTGCCCAAGGAGCTGGAAGAGGCGGCCGCTATCGACGGGGCGGGCCATGGCACAATATTATGGCGTTTGTATGTGCCGCTTTCTCTGCCGGCGCTCGCAACCGTCACCCTATTCACGATCGTCGGTCATTGGAATTCATGGTTTGACGGACTGATCTACATGAACAGGCCTGAACATTATCCGCTGCAAAGCTATTTGCAGACGGTCGTTATTCAGAACGACCTCGCACTCCTTTCCTCCACCGATCTGGAGCTTCTGCAGACGATATCCGACCGGACGACGAAAGCGGCGCAAATCTTTCTGGCAGCGCTGCCCGTTCTGCTCGTTTATCCCTTTCTGCAGCGATATTTCGTGAAAGGTATTGTAGTGGGGAGCGTGAAGGAATGA